The segment AGGCGAGATTTTATATAAAAACTATCTCGTAAGAGAGTAAGATTAAGTTAGAAATTTAAAACGAATGTTCAACTTTTTTGCAACATAAGCGCCGGTCCCTTCATGACTAGATATTCGAATTTCGTTGGAGAATGAGTGGACAGTACGGAAATTAAAAAGTTTCGTATTCGATTGCGAAGGAATAAGCCATGTCGAAAGAAAGAATCGTCCAGCCGTTCGCTCATTTCAAGAAAACGGCAAATATCAACCTCAAAGATTATAAGGCATTATACAAAGAATCAATAGAGAACCCTAAAAAATTCTGGGCCAGAGAAGCTTCTACCAGACTTACCTGGTTCAAAAAATGGACTAAAGTTTTAGATCACGATTTTAAGAATGCAAAAGTAAAATGGTTCGAAGGAGGCAAGATCAATGTCTCTTATAATTGCCTCGACCGTTATATAGACACTCCTTTAAAGAATAAAGCCGCGATCATCTGGGAAGGTGATAATCCGCAGGAATCCAAAACTTATACGTACTACGATCTGTATCGTGAAGTGAATAAGTTTGCAAACGTTCTAAAAAATTCAGGAATCAGAAAAGGCGATGTGGTCATGGTCTATCTGCCTATGATCCCGGAACTCGCCATTTCAATTCTTGCATGTACTCGGATAGGAGCGATTCACTCGGTAGTATTCGGGGGTTTTTCTCCGGAGGCTCTACAAAGTAGAATCGAAGATTGTAAACCAAGACTGATCGTAACTTCCGACGGCGGTTATAGAGGTGGAAAAAGTCTAGACCTCAAAAAAGCTGTGGATACTGCCTTGGATCAATCTTCTGAAAAAGTAAATAATGTGATCGTTGTCAGGAGAACCGGACAAGAAACAGAACTAAATTGGAAAGAAGAAAGAGATCGTTGGTGGCATTATCTGATGAATGATCCAAATCTCCCTGCTTATTGTAAGCCGGAACAAATGGATTCGGAAGATCCTTTGTTCATTCTATACACTTCAGGTTCTACAGGAAAACCTAAAGGAGTTCTTCATACAACTGGAGGGTATCTTCTCGGGGTCAATATGACCTTTCATTATGTTTTCGATATCAAACCTACGGACACTTATTGGTGTACTGCTGATATTGGTTGGGTAACTGGTCATAGTTATTTAGTGTATGGCCCACTTTCTAACGGAGCTACTTCTATCATGTTTGAAGGAGTTCCTACATATCCTGATGTGGGAAGATTCTGGGATGTGATCGATAAACATGGAGTCTCAGTGTTCTACACGGCACCTACTGCTATTCGTTCTTTGATGAGAGAAGGAACAGATCCTATCGAAAAAAGAAACTTAAGCAGTCTTAGATTGATCGGATCTGTTGGAGAACCGATTAACCCGGAAGCTTGGGAATGGTATTTTAAACATGTTGGAAAATCCAAATGCCCCATCGTAGACACTTGGTGGCAGACAGAAACTGGAGCGATCATGATCTCTCCTTTGCCTGGAGCGATCGCTCAAAAACCAGGTTCTGCCACTCTTCCATTCTTCGGAGTACAACCTGTCTTATTGGATGATGAAGGAAAAGAGATCAACTCTAAGGGAGAAGTTTCAGGAAACCTAGCGATTAAATCTCCTTGGCCTTCTATGATGAGAGGAGTATTTAAGGATCCAAAAAGATTTTTCGATACCTACTTCTCCATTTATAAAGGTTACTATTTTACAGGAGACGGAGCAAGAAGGGACAAAGACGGATATTATTGGATCACAGGCCGAGTGGACGATGTGATTAACGTATCAGGCCACAGGATAGGCTCCGCAGAAGTCGAAAGTGCACTTGTAGAAAATCTTTCCGTAGCGGAAGCCGCAGTTGTAGGATTTCCACATGATATCAAGGGCCAGGGAATTTATGCCTATGTCACAGTGAAAGAAGGTGTGACCACGAACGATTCTCTTAAAAAAGAACTGATCGCCACCGTGGAAAAAATGATCGGAAAGATCGCAAGACCTGACGTGATTCATTGGGCCCCCGGACTTCCTAAAACCAGATCCGGAAAAATTATGAGAAGGATCCTTCGAAAAATTGCATCCGGTGAGTTCGAAGGTTTGGGAGATATCTCCACCCTAGCCGATCCAAGTGTAGTAGAAAAATTAATAGATGATAAGAAGAAGTATCACAGTTGAGTAGAATCGGTCCGCAAAGAATCGTATGTTTAACTGAAGAGACTACGGAACTTCTCTATTTATTAGGGGAAGAAGATCGGATTGTGGGAATCTCTGCATACACCGAAAGACCTCCCCAAGCCAAAGAAGAAAAACCTAGGGTCTCCGCTTTTATTAACGGAAACATAAAGAGGATCAAGGATTTAGATCCGGATCTGGTCATCGGTTTTTCGGATATCCAAGCACAACTATCTCATGATCTGGTAAAAGAAGGTCTGAACGTTCTCATCACCAACCAAAGAAGTTTAGAAGAAATTTTCCAAACTATTTTGATGGTAGGATCGCTGATCGGAAAATCGGAACAGGTTTCTAAGCTTGTCGAATCATATAAGAAAAAATTAAACGAGATCAAAGAACGTTCTTCTTCTAAACCTAAACTCAAAGTCTTTTTCCAAGAATGGGATCATCCAATCATCACCGGGATCAGATGGGTTTCGGAATTATTGGAGATTGTAGGAGCAGTAGATTGTTTCGCAAATTTGAAAGAAAAATCCTTGGCCAAGGATAGGATTGTAAGCCTCCATGAAGTGGCAGACGCAAAGCCGGATCTAATCATCGGAAGTTGGTGTGGAAAACCTATGGATTTTGAATGGGTCCGTACCAGAGAAGAATGGAAAGACATTCCTGCGATCAAAAACGATAAAATTTTCGAAATGGACCCAGCAATCATTTTGCAACCGGGACCAGCATTATTCGAAGAAGGTATCCTGGAAATGGATCGAATCTTGGAAGAAGTAAGATCTTCTATTTCTTAAAATCCAAAAGTAATATTAGGCGAATTTAATAAATCAAAATCAAATCAGCCGGAAGGTGAATGATGAATTCCATGGTAAATTCCGCGATCTCTAAAGAATCGTCTATCGCGAAAATCTGGACGAATGGTGCTATCGTAATCAACAGGATCCGCTTAGGACTGGTGCTTCTTTTTATTCTTACCCTGATCGGAGTTTCTAAAACAAATCATCCAACGCAAGTGATCGCTCATTCCGTCGGAACAGGTTTGATGGCAGTATATTGTATCTTCGAATTTTTCTTAGCGCGAGGAGGAAGAGTAGGAATCATATTCCAAAAGACATTGGTTATTCTGGATGTAATCATCCTTTCTGCGATCATGGCTGCCGACTGTAGTATCGATGCGATCGTAGCAAGAGATACTCTTGCAAACATGATCCTATTCTTCATATATTTTTATATCATGATCTATTCTTCCTTATTGGGAGAAAAAAAGTTCGTTCTACTTATCGGACTATTGACTGCAATCGGAGTTGCAATCGCACTTTATGTAGGCTGGAAGAATGGACTCGTATTGACTGAGAATGCAAGCAAATCGAAAGATCCGGATACTCTGATCTTCTCCGTTCAGATCGTGAAGATCGGTTTTATGATCACTGCAAGTGTGATCTTGTACCAATTGATGCGCTTATTCGAAAACCTAACTACGGAAGGCTCTAGACTATTCGGAGAATCGCAAGTATTCTTAACTCAGATACAAGAGAACCAGATCATCATTCGTAACTCTGCGGAAAATTTAGAAACATCTATCAACGAATTTGCAGGTTATATCGCAAGGACCGGAGAAAAAATGGAATCCCAAGCGGCAGCCTTGGAAGAAGTTAACGCAGTATTAGAAGAACTTTCTGCTTCTTCTATCAATAATACTCAATCGATTGAAACTCAAAATGAAGGTATTTCGGGGCTCGCTTCTAAATCCCAAAAGTTAGGAGGTATCATAGGAGACATTACCGAATACAGCGAAACACTTTCCGTGTTTGCTGAAGAAAATAAAGCGGATATGGAGAATGTGACAATTGCTGCCGAAAGAACAAATTCCTATCTTGCAGATATTGCAAGCTCATTCAACAAAGTAGATGAGATCAATCAGATCATGGGAGAGATTGCGGATAAAACAAACCTTCTCGCATTAAATGCATCGATAGAAGCTGCAAGAGCGGGAGTGGCAGGAAGAGGGTTTGCAGTTGTGGCCAATGAAGTCAGCAAACTCGCAGACTTCACTTCGGAAAATGCAAAATCGATTTCTTCCATCGTCAAACAATCCCAGAGTTTTATCAACGAGGCAAAGGTAGCTTCCGCAGAAACGGGAGACCTGACAGAAAAACAAAAATCCAAACTAATTCAAACAACCGATAAGATCGTGAAAATGAACGATCTTTATAAGGAGCAAAAATTCATTCTGAAAAGTTTCCTAAATGAATTGGACACGATCAAGTCTGCTTCTACGGATATTCTGGAATCTACCAAGGAGCAAACCCTGGGACAGAACGAACTAATGAAGACAATGAGCCAGTTGGAAAAAGACATAAACGAGATCAGCGAAGAATCCACCAAACTAAACACCGAAATCGATAAGATCAATAGACAGGCTTCAGAGTTAAGGGTATTAAGCGGACATTCTTCCGAATAAAAGAACTCTAACGTTAGTCTGACTAGGGAAATTCCGTCTATTCTGAAAGATCTTTACCGATCTTTCGAGGCCCTTCGTATTCAGACGAAAACATCTGCCTCCGATAATGATCTTAATCGAGGTAAGAATGGAAACTTCTCATCTAAAAACGGAGTCCACGATCCTACAAATCTGGAAGAACGGGGCTATCGTAATCAACAGGATCCGACTGGGTCTAGTCTTACTTTTTATTCTTTCCTTGGCGGGAGCTTATAAAAGTTTTCAACCATTACAATTTATGGTCCACGCTGGCGGTACAGCTTTCATGGGTCTCTACTGCATTTTCAATTTTGTAGCAAATCGTAAAAGGAATATGTCTATCGGGTTTCATAAACTTTTTGTGTTATTCGATGTGAATGTCCTAAGCGCTACTTTGATCTTAGACACTTTCGTTTCTCCGGACGTAGCTGCAGGAACTTTAAAGAACGTAGTATTATTCTTCATTTATTTTTATATCATGATCTATTCCTGTCTTTTGGGAGAAAGGATCTTCGTTTTAATCGTTGGAGCATTCTCCACTGCCGGCGCGATAGTCGCTCTTGTATGTGCTCTCAAAAACGGTGCTGGATTCGTAATGGATCCGGAAGCAGCCAAACTTCCTTATAATTTAAGCGCTTCTACAGAGATTATAAAACTCGCATTCATATTCGTAGCGAGTGTGATACTCGCTCAATTGATGAGATTGTTTTTAAGACTAACGGTGGAAGGGAACCGCCTCTATAGTGATTCTAAAGACCTGCTGGAAAAATTAAGTGAAAACCAGGCGATCATCAAAGATTCCGCGATCAGCTTAGAAGATTCTATCGTTAAATTTGCAGAATTTATCAATCGTACCGGAGAAAAGATGGAATCCCAAGCTGCCGCCTTGGAAGAGGTAAACGCAGTATTGGAAGAACTTTCTGCCGCTTCTACAAATACTTCTAGATCTATAGAATCACAGAATGCAAGTTTGAGCGAGCTTGCGGATGATTCTAAAAAATTAGGAGAGATAGTTTCGAATATCACAGGTTATAGCGAGGCACTCTCTTCATTCGCAAATGATAATAAAGCTGATATGGAGAACGTCACGATCGCCGCTGAAAAAACGAAATCCTATCTGGCAGATATCGCAGGCTCCTTTGACAAAGTGGATCAAATCAATCAGATCATGGGAGAGATTGCGGATAAAACAAACCTTCTCGCATTAAATGCATCCATAGAAGCTGCAAGGGCGGGGGAAGCGGGAAGAGGATTTGCCGTAGTGGCAAACGAGGTCAGCAAACTGGCAGACTTCACTTCGGAAAATGCAAAATCCATCTCTGCAATTGTGAGACAGTCCCAAAATTTTATCCATGAAGCAAAAAGCGCTTCTGCGGAAACGGGAGATCTGACCGAAAAACAAAAATTTAAAATCCTCGAAACTTCTGATAGGATCGTTCAGATGAACAAACTGTATCTGGAGCAGACAAAAATTATCCGTAAGTTCTTAAGTGAATTGGAAAGTATCAAATCTGTTTCCAATGAGATCCATGAATCTGAAAAAGAACAGTCTTTAGGTCAAAAGGAAATGATCCGGACCATGTCCCAATTAGAAAAAGATATTAATGAAATTAACGAGGATTCATCCAGCTTAAACTCAGAGATTGACCGGATCAAAACAAAAGCTTCCGAGCTAAAAGTATTGAGCAATAATTCCTAAGTCCTTTTCGTTTCCTTCTTCTTTACAATCGGACCCATATTTCGATATATGGAATTTATTCCGATTCAAAGGAGAAGGATATGGGGACTAAAGTAAAAGCTGCAGTTATCGGAGGCACAGGTCTCTATAGTCTGGACGGAATGGAACTAGTCGAAGAAGTTCTTCCGGAGACCCCTTGGGGCAAACCTTCCGACACGATCAAGATCGGAAAAATTCACGACAAACTAATCGCATTCTTACCTCGCCACGGAGTGGGACATTTTATCATGCCACACGAAGTCCCGATGAAGGCAAATATCTGTGCGCTTAAAATTTTAGGCGTAGAAGAGATTGTGGCATTCAGCTCGGTCGGAAGTTTGAGAGAAGAGATCAAACCTTTGGATTTTGTTCTCCCAAGCCAGATCATCGACAGAACCAGAGGAAGAGAGTCCACATTCTTTGGAAAAGGTGTAGTGGCCCATGCTCCTTTCGCAGATCCTTTTTCCAAAAATCTAAGCGATCGAATTAATCAAGCAGCTGCAAAAATAAATCTTCAGATCCATCAAAACAAAACTCTGGTTTGTATGGAAGGTCCTCTATTCTCCACAAGAGCGGAATCTCATATGTATCGTTCTTGGGGAGGAGACATTATCAATATGAGCGTTCTTCCGGAAGCGAAACTTGCAAGAGAAGCAGAGATTGCTTACCAAATGATCTGTATGTCCACAGATTACGATTGTTGGAGAGAGAATGAAGAAGCTGTGACCGCGGAAATGGTGATGGCAAACCTAGGAAAGAATGCGGAGAATGCCAAAAAACTTTTAAGCGCTTTGATTCCTGCTCTCGGGAACGGAGACGATCTAAGTTTAAAGAATAGTACTAAGTATTCGATTATCACTGCTCCGGAGCGCAGAAACCCGGACACTGTTGCGAAACTGAAAGTATTGTTCCCAGATTATCTCTGAGAATTAGATTTTCTCCGGTTTCTATGAACCGATTCTAAAATTTTCGCTAGTCCTTTTTGGTACTCGGGAAAGAAGGAGAGATTATTATGATTTCCTCCTTCTATTTCCAAAAATTCTATCTTTACTCCTGATTCCAAAGCAGTTTTGAATAATTTCTTTCCTTGTCTAAAAGGAACAATCTCATCTTCATTTCCATGTATGATTGTCACAGGAGAATGTAATTTTCCGATCTTATTCTCGGACTTGAGAGAATAAGCCAAGAACCATTCTGGCACGAATGGATAATATTCTTTTGCCAGATCTGCCAGAGAAGTATAAGGAGTTTCTAATATAATATAGCCAGGATTTGTTTTGGTCCCCAAATCCACAACAACGCCGGTCCCGATAGATCTTCCGTAAAGGATGATCTCGTTTTCTTTTTTTAACTTATCCGTTTTCAGATATTCGTACCAACGCTCCGCATCCTGGTACATTCCCTTCTCGCTTAGTTTCGCTCTACTTTTACCATAACCTCTATAATCGGTCATGAGAAGATCCCAGCCTCTAGGAACAAAGTCCTCGGCGATACCTCCCCAACTTCTTAAACTTCCTGCATTCCCATGAAAATACAGAACCGTTCCTTTAGAAGGACCTTGGGCGGGGAAGAATAATGCGTATATCTTCTCTCCGTTTTCCAACTCCAAAGAAACTTCCTGAAACGTATATGGAAAAGAGAAATGAAAGTCCTCGGGCAAATTTTCAGGGAAGAAGATCAGCTTATCTTGATTCGAATACAATAAGCCGAAGAGTCCCAGAAAAATGATAAGTATGACCGAGAGAAGATATAACATAAACTTTTGGATTTTCATTTGGCCTTAATATCCCTGGACCAAAGTTCCTTTCCTGCAGAATCAAAAACTCTAAACACTAAGCTCCTTTGTTTTAAAGGACCTGTGATCTCTATCGTTCCAAAATTCCTTTTATCATCCACCATAGTACCTTCGATCCTTAATGGATTTTTTTCGGTAATCGGCGCATGAGTGGAAGAAGTCAAAGGTGAAACGGTAAAATCATATAGAGGATATTCGAATCCGTCCTGGATATATGATAATTCCGTAAAGTGTCTATCTCCGGTCAAAAATACCAGGTTTTTTATCTTCAATTTGGAAATTTTGGAAAGAAGTTTTTCCCTTTCTTCGGTATAAGTGGAGTAATTTTCAAACACGGATAAGGGATTTAATACCTGACCTCCCACTACGACAAATTTAAAAGTCGCTTTGGAAAACGCTAAACCATTCACCAACCAATCTAATTGTTCCTCTCCAAAGAACGATCTGGATCCTGTTTTATTATCGTTTGCTGTCCTAAAACTACGATCATCCATCAAAAAGAATTGGGCATCTCCCCAAGTGAAAGAACCGTATATTCCTTTTTTTGAATAGTTTGAGTTTGCCCAAAATAGTTTGAAAATTTCTTCTGCAGTAGCTCCCATCCAAAAGGAAGCATCCCCATCGTTCGGTCCCCAATCATGATCGTCCCAAACCGCATAGTGATGAACATTCGCAAGTAAAGGTTGGAGTTCGGCTAAAGATCTCTGTTCCGTATAACGATAAATGAATCCCGTCCGAGATTCCCAATCCGGTTCTCTTAGATAAATATTATCTCCCATCCAGAGCATAAAGTCCGGATTTTGAGCGGAGATGGATCGGTAGATAAAATACTCTCCTCCGTACGGTTTCGCTTGGGTATCATACTTAGGATCGTTTACGAATGCGCAACTTCCTAAAGCAAATTTAATATCTGGAGGACCAGTTGATTTTCCTATCCAAATAGGTTGTGTTCTAAATTTCTGTTCAGACTTAGGTTCTTGGTATTTTCCATTTATATAAATTATATATTCATATGTCTTTCCTGGTTCCAATACGTCGGCGATCAGATGGGCGACATTTCCCTTATGATGTTCAGTATTCACTTCTCTAGTTATGTGGCTTTGTTCGGGACTTCCGGAAATAAAATATTTCGCATATACTTTAGAAGGATTCTTAGTCTGGACCCAAATTTTCACTTCCTTATGAGTCGAGTAACCTAACATCGGCCCCGATTGGATACTAGAAGGCGAAGCTGTGTCGGTTGACTGACTTTTTCCATAAATTGCAAAATCGATGTAAAAGAATCCAAACAGTAAAATCAACAAAGAGGTGGATGATAAAAGCAATCTGCGTCTCATTGTCATGAAATATCTTGAAGCCTTAGGCTTCTTTCAAATCAAAAAAAGGGAAAAACGGAAATGACGAGGGGAGATTCTAGAAAACTCAGATGGAGACTGACCTTAGGCCTGGAGCTATTAACTTCCGTTCTTGCTGTTCCTTTGGCCGTTCTATTTATTATCGCTGCTGGAGCGTATGACTTCAATAAGGCGATCGCCTTGATCGGATCCTCCACAGTCTCATTGACCACATCCTATTTTTTCCCTACGCTCCGATTTTTGTATTTAGGAAGACTATTATCCAACCTGGAACCCAATAATTGGGAAAAGTTGAACACAAAAGGAAAGGTAGAAGTAAAGAAAAAACTTCTGAACTTCCCGTTGCTCAACACCGGATTTTATATAGTGCAGTGGAGTTATGGAATTCCTACCGCTTGGAAAATCATGCATCTTTTCTTTATTCCGGAATTCTTTGAGTCGGCTCCATTTTTGCTCTTACCTCTGATCATTTATCCTACATTAGGAATTTCTCATTTCTTTTTGACCGAATCGGTACTTTCAGAAGTATTAGAATCTGATAAATTGAACGGACTTTCCTTGGAAGAAAAGGAAATTCGTAAAGTTTCTATCTTTACTAGGATCATTTCTACGATCGCATCTATCGCGTTATTACCTGTTGTGATTTTTGGTTATCTTTTATTAGAAGAGACATCCGGTTGGTTGAAACTGGGCGATGTTACATTAGCGCTTTCTCTCACCATACTGTTTATGGTCATCACTCTTACTATTGCTTCCTATCTATTAGCGTCTAGTATTCGTAGGAACTCCAAAAATATGATGAACGCATTTACTGAAATGTCCCAAGGTGAGTTGGAAATCCTGCTTCCTATGGTTTCTACGGACGAGTTGGGTAGAAGTAGCAAGATGCTGAACGATTTTGTGAAACGACTTAGAATCGTTGTTAAAACGGTAATCAAGGAATCCGAAAAACTTTCTCAAAGTTCCAAAGTATTAGAAGGAAAAACAAAAGACCTTTCCATAAAGATGCAAGAGCAAGCCGCTTCTACCGAACAAATGAGTTCAGGGGTAGAAGAAATTGCAGCATCCATTCATTCTACTTCCTCCAGGGCAGAAAGCCAGTCTAACACTGTAGAACAGGCAACAGCTTCTCTTGCAGAATTAGAAGATAGAATTCGTAATGTTCATATTTCTCTTATGGATACAAAAAACGACGCGGAAAGAATGAGATTAGAAACTTCTAATGGAGAATCAGCTTTACAATCAACCCGAGATGCAATGGCGGAAATAGAATCTAATACTGCTAAAATGGAAGCGAGTGTAAATGTAATCCATGAGATTACCGATCGAATCGGACTTCTTTCCTTAAACGCTGCCATAGAAGCTGCACGTGCAGGAGAAGCAGGAAAAGGATTTGCAGTAGTAGCTCAGGAAATTTCCAAACTGGGAGAACAAACTCAAGAGAATGCAAAAAGGATCCGAGCAACATTAGCGGAAGCGGTAAAGGCGACCAACTCAGGAAGAGAAGTTTTAGGAAATACCGAAGTTGCTTTCAGAAGGATTGGAGATACAGCACAAAACACTTCAGAAAGGATCCTACAGGTTTCTTCTTTATCAGAATCTCAATTGGTCGCAAGTGCTCAGGTAAAAAATGCTTTCTCGGATCTAATCCGTTCCGCGGAAGAGATCCGAAATCATACAAAGGAACAATCCCAAACTTCTTTAGAATTTTCTAAAACGATTGGAAGTATTTCGGAAGCCACCGAATTTTTGAACGGGATAGTGAACGATATAGACTCTCTTGCGGAAAAGCTGGCTCAACAAGCAAGTTCTTTGAAAAAAGAAGTAGAGTTTTTTAAAGTTTAATTCAGTTTTTAGGAAGAAGCACCTTAAACACGGTCTTTCCAGGTTTAGAGTTAAACTCTATTCGCCCGCCGTGTTTTAAGACAATCCTTCTGGAAATATCCAGGCCTAGCCCACTACCTTCTCCAGGAGCCTTAGTGGTATAAAAAGGATCGAATATTTTCGATTTAATGTCCGCGGGAATACCGGGACCGTTATCCGAAACCAAAACGGAAACATCCGTGTCTGAATCCAAAATGGAAATTTTGATCTTTCCTTTAAACTGCATGGCTTGTAAGGAATTGTAAATTAAGTTTGTCCAAACCTGAATCAAATCATCCGGATACGCGTAGATGATCGGCCTTGCTTGGAAGTCCAATTCTACCTCAACTCCATTCTTGATCTGGTTATGATAGATTGTAAGAACGGTTTCTATATTTTCTGCAAGATCCGTTTCAATCTTTCCTTCTCCCGAATCGATATGGGCAAAACTTTTAAGAGCATAAACAATTTTAGAAGTTCTATCCACCGCCAAACGAATGGACGCAGCGTTCTTATATGTTTGGATCTCTTCGATCGCAAAATCCAATAGTGCAAGATTCGTCTTGGATTCGAAAATTTCAGGGAATTCTTCTGTGGAATGATATAATCCTACATCCATCAATCTGTCGGCTAGATCATAAGGATTTTCGAAACCAAGTTCGCTCAGTTTATTCTTTAATTTTTTGAGAACATTCCTTCTTTCTTCTCTTGATACCTGAATTTCTTTATTGGAAATTCCAGCGCGAATAAATTCCGATAGTCGTTTAATATAACTCGGTTCCGCTTCCGCAAAGAATGGACCCAACTTTTTCAAACGTTCAGGAGAAGAATCTAAATAAGCTCTCAATTCACCGCTCAAAGCAGAAATTGCTCCTAATGGGTTATTGATCTCATGGGCGATACCTGCAACCAACTGTCCGAGGGCTGCCATCTTTTCGGAAAGGATAAGTTGGTCCTGGGTCTTTTTCAAATTATCCAAAGCAGAAGCCAATTCGGAAGTTCGGATACGAACTGCATTTTCTAATTCTTCCTTTGCTTCTCTTCTTTCTGAATTTAATAATAACTGAGTGACTTGTTCTGCAACTGTGACTATA is part of the Leptospira neocaledonica genome and harbors:
- a CDS encoding methyl-accepting chemotaxis protein, with amino-acid sequence MTRGDSRKLRWRLTLGLELLTSVLAVPLAVLFIIAAGAYDFNKAIALIGSSTVSLTTSYFFPTLRFLYLGRLLSNLEPNNWEKLNTKGKVEVKKKLLNFPLLNTGFYIVQWSYGIPTAWKIMHLFFIPEFFESAPFLLLPLIIYPTLGISHFFLTESVLSEVLESDKLNGLSLEEKEIRKVSIFTRIISTIASIALLPVVIFGYLLLEETSGWLKLGDVTLALSLTILFMVITLTIASYLLASSIRRNSKNMMNAFTEMSQGELEILLPMVSTDELGRSSKMLNDFVKRLRIVVKTVIKESEKLSQSSKVLEGKTKDLSIKMQEQAASTEQMSSGVEEIAASIHSTSSRAESQSNTVEQATASLAELEDRIRNVHISLMDTKNDAERMRLETSNGESALQSTRDAMAEIESNTAKMEASVNVIHEITDRIGLLSLNAAIEAARAGEAGKGFAVVAQEISKLGEQTQENAKRIRATLAEAVKATNSGREVLGNTEVAFRRIGDTAQNTSERILQVSSLSESQLVASAQVKNAFSDLIRSAEEIRNHTKEQSQTSLEFSKTIGSISEATEFLNGIVNDIDSLAEKLAQQASSLKKEVEFFKV